A window from Theropithecus gelada isolate Dixy chromosome 1, Tgel_1.0, whole genome shotgun sequence encodes these proteins:
- the FCGR1A gene encoding high affinity immunoglobulin gamma Fc receptor I isoform X2, with protein MWFLTALLLWVPVDGQVDTTKAVITLQPPWVSVFQEETVTLQCEVPHLPGSSSTQWFLNGTATQTSTPSYRITSASVKDSGEYRCQRGPSGRSDPIQLEIHRDWLLLQVSSRVFTEGEPLALRCHAWKDKLVYNVLYYQNGKAFKFFYRNSKLTILKTNISHNGAYHCSGMGKHRYTSAGVSVTVKELFPAPVLNASVTSPLLEGNLVTLSCETKLLLQRPGLQLYFSFYMGSKTLRGRNTSSEYQILTARREDSGFYWCEATTEDGNVLKRSPELELQVLGLQLPTPVWLHVLFYLVVGIMFLVNTVLWVTIHKELKRKKKWNLEISLDSAHEKKVTSSLQEDRHLEEELKSQEQE; from the exons ATGTGGTTCTTGACAGCTCTGCTCCTTTGGG TTCCAGTTGATGGGCAAGTGG ATACCACAAAGGCAGTGATCACTTTGCAGCCTCCATGGGTCAGCGTGTTCCAAGAGGAAACCGTAACCTTACAGTGTGAGGTGCCCCATCTGCCTGGCAGCAGCTCCACACAGTGGTTTCTCAATGGCACAGCCACTCAGACCTCGACTCCCAGCTACAGAATCACCTCTGCCAGTGTCAAGGACAGTGGTGAATACAGGTGCCAGAGAGGTCCCTCAGGGCGAAGTGACCCCATACAGCTGGAAATCCACAGAG ACTGGCTACTACTGCAGGTATCCAGCAGAGTCTTCACAGAAGGAGAACCTCTGGCCTTGAGGTGTCATGCATGGAAGGATAAGCTGGTGTACAATGTGCTTTACTATCAAAATGGCAAAGCCTTTAAGTTTTTCTACCGGAATTCTAAACTCACCATTCTGAAAACCAACATAAGTCACAACGGCGCCTACCACTGCTCAGGCATGGGAAAGCATCGCTACACATCAGCAGGAGTATCTGTCACTGTGAAAG AGCTATTTCCAGCTCCAGTGCTGAATGCATCCGTGACATCCCCGCTCCTGGAGGGGAATCTGGTCACCCTGAGCTGTGAAACAAAGTTGCTTCTGCAGAGGCCTGGTTTGCAGCTTTACTTCTCCTTCTACATGGGCAGCAAGACCCTGCGAGGCAGGAACACGTCCTCTGAATACCAAATACTAACTGCTAGAAGAGAAGACTCTGGGTTTTACTGGTGCGAGGCCACCACAGAAGACGGAAATGTCCTTAAGCGCAGCCCTGAGTTGGAGCTTCAAGTGCTTG gccTCCAGTTACCAACTCCTGTCTGGCTTCATGTCCTTTTCTATCTGGTAGTGGGAATAATGTTTTTAGTGAACACTGTTCTCTGGGTGACAATACataaagaactgaaaagaaagaaaaagtggaattTAGAAATCTCTTTGGATTCTGCTCATGAGAAGAAGGTAACTTCCAGCCTTCAAGAAGACAGACATTTAGAAGAAGAGCTGAAGAGTCAGGAACAAGAATAA
- the FCGR1A gene encoding high affinity immunoglobulin gamma Fc receptor I isoform X3 translates to MWFLTALLLWVPVDGQVDTTKAVITLQPPWVSVFQEETVTLQCEVPHLPGSSSTQWFLNGTATQTSTPSYRITSASVKDSGEYRCQRGPSGRSDPIQLEIHRDWLLLQVSSRVFTEGEPLALRCHAWKDKLVYNVLYYQNGKAFKFFYRNSKLTILKTNISHNGAYHCSGMGKHRYTSAGVSVTVKGLQLPTPVWLHVLFYLVVGIMFLVNTVLWVTIHKELKRKKKWNLEISLDSAHEKKVTSSLQEDRHLEEELKSQEQE, encoded by the exons ATGTGGTTCTTGACAGCTCTGCTCCTTTGGG TTCCAGTTGATGGGCAAGTGG ATACCACAAAGGCAGTGATCACTTTGCAGCCTCCATGGGTCAGCGTGTTCCAAGAGGAAACCGTAACCTTACAGTGTGAGGTGCCCCATCTGCCTGGCAGCAGCTCCACACAGTGGTTTCTCAATGGCACAGCCACTCAGACCTCGACTCCCAGCTACAGAATCACCTCTGCCAGTGTCAAGGACAGTGGTGAATACAGGTGCCAGAGAGGTCCCTCAGGGCGAAGTGACCCCATACAGCTGGAAATCCACAGAG ACTGGCTACTACTGCAGGTATCCAGCAGAGTCTTCACAGAAGGAGAACCTCTGGCCTTGAGGTGTCATGCATGGAAGGATAAGCTGGTGTACAATGTGCTTTACTATCAAAATGGCAAAGCCTTTAAGTTTTTCTACCGGAATTCTAAACTCACCATTCTGAAAACCAACATAAGTCACAACGGCGCCTACCACTGCTCAGGCATGGGAAAGCATCGCTACACATCAGCAGGAGTATCTGTCACTGTGAAAG gccTCCAGTTACCAACTCCTGTCTGGCTTCATGTCCTTTTCTATCTGGTAGTGGGAATAATGTTTTTAGTGAACACTGTTCTCTGGGTGACAATACataaagaactgaaaagaaagaaaaagtggaattTAGAAATCTCTTTGGATTCTGCTCATGAGAAGAAGGTAACTTCCAGCCTTCAAGAAGACAGACATTTAGAAGAAGAGCTGAAGAGTCAGGAACAAGAATAA
- the FCGR1A gene encoding high affinity immunoglobulin gamma Fc receptor I isoform X4: MWFLTALLLWDWLLLQVSSRVFTEGEPLALRCHAWKDKLVYNVLYYQNGKAFKFFYRNSKLTILKTNISHNGAYHCSGMGKHRYTSAGVSVTVKGLQLPTPVWLHVLFYLVVGIMFLVNTVLWVTIHKELKRKKKWNLEISLDSAHEKKVTSSLQEDRHLEEELKSQEQE; encoded by the exons ATGTGGTTCTTGACAGCTCTGCTCCTTTGGG ACTGGCTACTACTGCAGGTATCCAGCAGAGTCTTCACAGAAGGAGAACCTCTGGCCTTGAGGTGTCATGCATGGAAGGATAAGCTGGTGTACAATGTGCTTTACTATCAAAATGGCAAAGCCTTTAAGTTTTTCTACCGGAATTCTAAACTCACCATTCTGAAAACCAACATAAGTCACAACGGCGCCTACCACTGCTCAGGCATGGGAAAGCATCGCTACACATCAGCAGGAGTATCTGTCACTGTGAAAG gccTCCAGTTACCAACTCCTGTCTGGCTTCATGTCCTTTTCTATCTGGTAGTGGGAATAATGTTTTTAGTGAACACTGTTCTCTGGGTGACAATACataaagaactgaaaagaaagaaaaagtggaattTAGAAATCTCTTTGGATTCTGCTCATGAGAAGAAGGTAACTTCCAGCCTTCAAGAAGACAGACATTTAGAAGAAGAGCTGAAGAGTCAGGAACAAGAATAA
- the FCGR1A gene encoding high affinity immunoglobulin gamma Fc receptor I isoform X1 yields the protein MWFLTALLLWVPVDGQVVDTTKAVITLQPPWVSVFQEETVTLQCEVPHLPGSSSTQWFLNGTATQTSTPSYRITSASVKDSGEYRCQRGPSGRSDPIQLEIHRDWLLLQVSSRVFTEGEPLALRCHAWKDKLVYNVLYYQNGKAFKFFYRNSKLTILKTNISHNGAYHCSGMGKHRYTSAGVSVTVKELFPAPVLNASVTSPLLEGNLVTLSCETKLLLQRPGLQLYFSFYMGSKTLRGRNTSSEYQILTARREDSGFYWCEATTEDGNVLKRSPELELQVLGLQLPTPVWLHVLFYLVVGIMFLVNTVLWVTIHKELKRKKKWNLEISLDSAHEKKVTSSLQEDRHLEEELKSQEQE from the exons ATGTGGTTCTTGACAGCTCTGCTCCTTTGGG TTCCAGTTGATGGGCAAGTGG TAGATACCACAAAGGCAGTGATCACTTTGCAGCCTCCATGGGTCAGCGTGTTCCAAGAGGAAACCGTAACCTTACAGTGTGAGGTGCCCCATCTGCCTGGCAGCAGCTCCACACAGTGGTTTCTCAATGGCACAGCCACTCAGACCTCGACTCCCAGCTACAGAATCACCTCTGCCAGTGTCAAGGACAGTGGTGAATACAGGTGCCAGAGAGGTCCCTCAGGGCGAAGTGACCCCATACAGCTGGAAATCCACAGAG ACTGGCTACTACTGCAGGTATCCAGCAGAGTCTTCACAGAAGGAGAACCTCTGGCCTTGAGGTGTCATGCATGGAAGGATAAGCTGGTGTACAATGTGCTTTACTATCAAAATGGCAAAGCCTTTAAGTTTTTCTACCGGAATTCTAAACTCACCATTCTGAAAACCAACATAAGTCACAACGGCGCCTACCACTGCTCAGGCATGGGAAAGCATCGCTACACATCAGCAGGAGTATCTGTCACTGTGAAAG AGCTATTTCCAGCTCCAGTGCTGAATGCATCCGTGACATCCCCGCTCCTGGAGGGGAATCTGGTCACCCTGAGCTGTGAAACAAAGTTGCTTCTGCAGAGGCCTGGTTTGCAGCTTTACTTCTCCTTCTACATGGGCAGCAAGACCCTGCGAGGCAGGAACACGTCCTCTGAATACCAAATACTAACTGCTAGAAGAGAAGACTCTGGGTTTTACTGGTGCGAGGCCACCACAGAAGACGGAAATGTCCTTAAGCGCAGCCCTGAGTTGGAGCTTCAAGTGCTTG gccTCCAGTTACCAACTCCTGTCTGGCTTCATGTCCTTTTCTATCTGGTAGTGGGAATAATGTTTTTAGTGAACACTGTTCTCTGGGTGACAATACataaagaactgaaaagaaagaaaaagtggaattTAGAAATCTCTTTGGATTCTGCTCATGAGAAGAAGGTAACTTCCAGCCTTCAAGAAGACAGACATTTAGAAGAAGAGCTGAAGAGTCAGGAACAAGAATAA